TGCCTGTTCCGAGGGCGCCGCTCTCGCGGGCCTCGCGCATGCCGTCGATAATTTTCTGCGAATCGGCAAGGTCCGCAAGGACATACTCAGCCGACGGTAGCTCGGCCACGAGCGCTTCGAGCGCCTTTTCGTCGCGGCCCACGAGCACGAGGTGGGCGATGTCTTGGAGGGCGAAGGCGCTCGCGCGGCCAATGCCGCGCGTGGCGCCGGTGATCAGGATGCGGGGCTTCGAATTCGTCATGGCCCCACTGTGCCACGCTCGCCTCGAGGAAGCCTGCCCCCAGAACGCTCGGGGCTAAAGCACGCGGCCCTGCTCGCCCGCGTCGGTGACGACGGGCAGTCCCTGCATGAGCCACGCATCCATGCCGCCGCCAACGTTGATTGCCTCGATGCCCTGCATCGCGAGCCACTGGGCGACCTGCGACGAGCGCCCGCCAGAGCGGCACACGAGGTAGATGTCCCGCTCGCGGCCCTCCTCATCCTCGACGAAGAGTTCATCGAGGTGCGCGGCGAGGCTGCTCGCGGGAAGGTGGCGGGCGCCTGGGGCATGCCCGGCATCCCATTCGTCCTGCTCGCGGATGTCGAAAAGGAGAGCGCCCTCGGGGACGTTCAGGGGGTCTACGGTCTCAAAGTCCATGCCTTCAGCGTAGACGCGGGCCCTCCAAGCGCACCGTAAAGCACCGGCACGCGGGACCGCCCCACGTGCCGGCGCGAATCTGGCCCGTATTGTGGCGCCCTAGTCTGCTGCGCGCACGCGCGCACGCGCCGCGCGCGCCACGAGCGGAGAACTCACGAGGGCCGACGCCGCCACGAGGCCGAGCGCTGCCACGACACTCACGAGGAAGCCCACGGCCACGAGGGGATTCGTGGCCGACGACCCCATGAGAGCAAGCAGCACGAGAGCTGCCATGAACACAGAGACCACGAGAGAAATCCCCACGGGAATCGCGATTTCGGCAATGCGGGCGCGATGCAGCTGCCCCACGCTCGCCCCCGCCACGTGTTGGGCGCGATACCTCGGCGCTTGGTCGAGCACACGCGCGGTGTGGGTGACACCCGTGCTCACCGCCGCAAGAACCGCCGCGATCCCCACCGTGAGC
The window above is part of the Dermabacter vaginalis genome. Proteins encoded here:
- a CDS encoding rhodanese-like domain-containing protein; the protein is MDFETVDPLNVPEGALLFDIREQDEWDAGHAPGARHLPASSLAAHLDELFVEDEEGRERDIYLVCRSGGRSSQVAQWLAMQGIEAINVGGGMDAWLMQGLPVVTDAGEQGRVL